The following proteins come from a genomic window of Streptococcus pneumoniae:
- a CDS encoding MBL fold metallo-hydrolase yields the protein MKIHKTVNPVAYENTYYLEGEKHLIVVDPGSHWEAIRQTIEKINKPICAILLTHAHYDHIMSLDLVRETFGNPPVYIAESEASWLYTPVDNLSGLPRHDDMADVVTKPAEHTFVFHEEYQLEEFRFKVLPTPGHSIGGVSLVFPDAHLVLTGDALFRETIGRTDLPTGSMEQLLHSIQTQLFTLPNYDVYPGHGPATTIAHEKAFNPFF from the coding sequence ATGAAAATCCATAAAACCGTGAATCCTGTTGCCTATGAAAATACCTATTATCTAGAAGGCGAAAAGCACCTCATCGTCGTCGATCCTGGTAGTCATTGGGAAGCCATTCGTCAGACAATCGAGAAGATCAACAAACCGATCTGTGCTATTCTCTTGACCCACGCCCATTATGACCATATCATGAGTCTGGACTTGGTTCGCGAGACGTTTGGCAATCCTCCTGTCTATATCGCAGAGAGCGAAGCCAGCTGGCTCTACACTCCTGTCGATAATCTCTCCGGTCTCCCTCGCCACGATGATATGGCAGATGTGGTCACAAAACCTGCAGAACACACCTTTGTCTTTCACGAAGAATACCAACTAGAGGAATTTCGTTTTAAGGTTCTACCGACCCCAGGGCACTCTATCGGTGGTGTTTCCCTAGTCTTTCCTGATGCTCACCTAGTCTTGACGGGAGATGCTCTATTCCGCGAAACTATCGGACGGACCGACCTTCCGACTGGTAGCATGGAGCAACTCCTTCATAGTATCCAGACCCAACTCTTCACCCTACCAAACTACGATGTCTATCCAGGACATGGTCCAGCTACTACTATCGCTCACGAAAAGGCCTTCAATCCCTTTTTCTAG